A DNA window from Christiangramia salexigens contains the following coding sequences:
- a CDS encoding class I SAM-dependent methyltransferase → MKYHRCEKCNFIQTDDPFWLGEAYNSGAISALDTGILSRNLDLTNKTEEILLKLYSDFSGFKGLDYGGGEGITVRMLRDRGFNFYRYDLYAQNLYAKFFDLNDLPPGIHFNILTAFEVFEHLKDPIEEIEKMFNYSDTILFSTELIPYNSQNDLYDWWYLVPEGGQHISFYDKKTLHTIAGKFHAKFFTNNTNLHILSKNSNLKDPFDISVKQINVQKSYYVRLRDKLRKMVKPRFDKNAHKLESLIQRDFEMVKRKINTNDN, encoded by the coding sequence GTGAAATATCACAGATGTGAGAAATGTAACTTTATCCAGACTGACGATCCCTTCTGGTTGGGTGAGGCTTACAATTCGGGTGCTATTAGTGCATTGGATACAGGAATACTCTCCAGAAATCTAGATTTAACAAATAAGACCGAAGAAATATTATTAAAATTATATTCCGATTTTTCTGGGTTTAAAGGTTTAGATTATGGCGGGGGAGAAGGTATAACCGTTAGAATGTTAAGAGATCGTGGTTTTAACTTTTATAGGTATGATTTATATGCCCAAAACCTGTATGCCAAGTTTTTTGATTTGAATGATTTACCTCCTGGAATCCATTTTAATATTTTAACAGCTTTTGAAGTATTTGAACATTTAAAAGACCCTATTGAAGAAATAGAAAAAATGTTTAATTACTCGGATACAATTTTATTTTCTACAGAATTGATACCTTACAATTCACAAAATGATTTATATGATTGGTGGTATCTGGTACCAGAGGGAGGGCAACATATTTCTTTTTATGATAAGAAAACTTTACACACGATTGCCGGAAAATTTCATGCAAAGTTCTTTACTAATAATACAAACCTTCATATTCTGAGCAAAAATAGTAACTTAAAAGACCCGTTTGATATTTCTGTTAAACAGATTAATGTTCAAAAGAGTTATTATGTCCGATTACGTGATAAGCTCAGAAAAATGGTTAAACCTCGATTTGACAAAAATGCACATAAACTTGAATCTTTAATTCAGAGAGATTTTGAAATGGTGAAACGAAAAATAAATACCAATGACAATTAA
- a CDS encoding class I SAM-dependent methyltransferase — protein MEKSLNEILEKPFSFDKIGRVIIESDKVLRVINDRTHIELYEKIINSTFVEELFSKGLIRTRVSYQDRNCLILEHKKIPFILHPNEYTNEMFWEAAIMYIQLCQMLYEKFGAVTIDAHPWNLSYDGPNPVFFDFSSITYGKNISNNWMLEFEKYMAIPIKLSSFSKKTYGFSLEYRKEHNQGFGLKLMEKRWYSQFFNRSFRKIFQDNSADVVYPKLLKWLLKNKPVTSKIEYWFNYNQSHNAKPEIPKTEKQKFVYNILSNQKPEKVLDLAANKGFYSIMAEKLGAKVLAIDYEERTADTCRQKVMDNNCNVTIAHFNFCYPTPAAGIGLTLKNSFDRFRSDIVLALGLIHHVCIKQNLPVSIFCNICKNYAKEGIVLEFVDPSDIHISNWKEPVPDDYSILHLKKYMKDKFSKISMVDITTNEGVNRTLIYFYN, from the coding sequence ATGGAAAAGTCTTTAAATGAAATATTAGAAAAACCTTTTTCATTTGATAAAATTGGTAGAGTAATTATAGAAAGTGATAAAGTATTAAGGGTTATCAATGATAGAACTCATATAGAATTATATGAGAAAATCATAAATTCAACTTTTGTAGAGGAATTGTTTTCAAAAGGTCTAATAAGGACAAGAGTTTCATATCAAGACCGTAATTGTTTAATTCTTGAACACAAAAAAATTCCCTTTATTTTACACCCTAATGAATATACCAATGAGATGTTTTGGGAAGCAGCCATAATGTATATTCAATTATGTCAAATGCTATATGAGAAATTTGGAGCTGTAACTATTGATGCTCATCCTTGGAATTTAAGTTATGATGGACCAAATCCTGTTTTTTTTGATTTTAGTTCAATTACATATGGAAAAAATATTTCTAATAATTGGATGTTAGAATTTGAGAAGTACATGGCGATACCAATTAAATTATCTAGTTTTTCTAAAAAAACATATGGGTTTTCTTTAGAATATAGAAAAGAGCATAATCAGGGATTTGGTTTGAAATTAATGGAAAAAAGATGGTATAGTCAATTTTTCAATCGAAGTTTTCGGAAAATCTTTCAGGATAACTCAGCAGATGTGGTGTACCCAAAATTATTGAAATGGTTATTAAAAAATAAACCTGTTACCTCAAAAATTGAGTATTGGTTTAATTATAATCAATCTCATAATGCGAAGCCTGAAATACCCAAAACAGAAAAACAAAAATTTGTATATAATATTCTATCAAACCAAAAACCAGAAAAAGTTCTCGATTTAGCAGCTAATAAGGGTTTTTACTCTATAATGGCAGAAAAATTAGGAGCTAAGGTCTTGGCTATAGATTACGAAGAAAGAACTGCTGATACCTGTCGACAAAAAGTTATGGATAATAATTGCAACGTTACTATAGCCCATTTTAATTTTTGCTATCCAACCCCTGCGGCGGGTATCGGATTAACATTAAAAAATTCTTTTGACCGTTTTCGGAGCGACATAGTTCTAGCTTTAGGCTTAATCCACCATGTTTGTATAAAACAGAATTTGCCGGTTTCAATTTTCTGTAATATTTGTAAAAATTATGCCAAGGAAGGAATTGTTCTTGAATTTGTAGACCCTTCAGATATCCATATTTCAAACTGGAAAGAACCTGTTCCAGATGATTATTCTATTCTGCATTTAAAAAAGTATATGAAAGATAAATTTTCAAAAATTTCCATGGTTGATATTACTACAAATGAAGGAGTAAATAGGACATTAATATATTTCTATAATTAA
- a CDS encoding polysaccharide ABC transporter ATP-binding protein, whose protein sequence is MSIILKAENISKQYRLGNVGAGSLGDDLKRWWYNIRGKEDPFLKVGAENDRSSLATEDYVWALKDINFEVKQGEVLGIIGKNGAGKSTLLKLLSRVTTPTTGSIKTRGRIASLLEVGTGFHGELTGRENIFMNGAVLGMTRNEIKSKLDEIIAFSGCEKYIDTPVKRYSSGMTVRLGFAVAAHLEPEILVVDEVLAVGDADFQKKAIGKMQDLSTGEGRTVLFVSHNMNSIQSLCSVSLLLEKGKIVYKGSTEKAISKYLNEDKEPVSDLTKLTDRAGAGNFRFTNIKLGNPFNEVELFKLGEKLGFHFEITNYNYNETNNLRIIIGVYNEKGEGLLRFDSSAFDKIKISNSMQQFKISCIVEDNLTILPGRYSVNIAMFNNDIMEDYLASKIFFNVINDNYLGGEKTFDNYNLSKVIYKHQWECKF, encoded by the coding sequence ATGAGTATTATTCTTAAGGCTGAAAATATTTCCAAACAGTATCGATTAGGAAATGTTGGAGCAGGCTCACTTGGAGACGATCTTAAAAGATGGTGGTATAACATCAGAGGAAAGGAAGACCCTTTTTTAAAGGTGGGAGCAGAGAACGATAGGAGTAGTTTAGCTACAGAGGATTATGTGTGGGCATTAAAGGATATTAATTTTGAGGTAAAGCAAGGTGAAGTTCTGGGTATAATAGGCAAGAATGGTGCAGGAAAATCTACATTGCTAAAATTGCTTTCCCGGGTAACGACCCCAACTACCGGAAGTATCAAAACCAGAGGAAGAATAGCTTCGTTGCTTGAGGTTGGCACGGGATTTCATGGAGAACTTACAGGCAGGGAGAACATATTTATGAATGGTGCCGTACTCGGGATGACCAGAAACGAAATTAAATCGAAGCTTGATGAGATCATAGCTTTTTCGGGCTGCGAAAAATACATAGATACCCCGGTTAAACGTTATAGCAGTGGTATGACCGTTAGACTTGGCTTTGCGGTTGCAGCCCATCTTGAACCCGAGATCCTTGTTGTAGATGAAGTTCTGGCCGTTGGGGATGCCGATTTTCAGAAAAAAGCCATTGGGAAAATGCAGGACCTGTCCACCGGAGAAGGCAGAACCGTACTTTTTGTGAGTCATAATATGAATAGTATTCAAAGTTTATGTTCGGTATCATTACTATTGGAGAAAGGTAAGATAGTTTATAAAGGGAGTACAGAGAAGGCAATTTCAAAATATCTTAATGAAGATAAGGAACCAGTATCCGATTTGACTAAACTGACTGATCGTGCTGGAGCGGGAAACTTCCGATTTACAAACATAAAATTAGGTAATCCTTTCAACGAAGTGGAATTATTTAAACTAGGAGAAAAATTAGGTTTTCATTTTGAAATTACAAATTATAATTATAATGAAACTAATAATCTACGAATTATTATTGGGGTGTATAACGAAAAAGGTGAAGGTTTGTTAAGGTTTGATAGCAGCGCCTTTGATAAAATTAAAATATCTAATTCAATGCAACAGTTTAAAATATCATGTATTGTTGAGGACAATTTGACTATTTTGCCCGGAAGATATTCAGTAAATATTGCAATGTTTAATAATGATATCATGGAAGATTACTTAGCAAGTAAAATATTTTTCAATGTAATAAACGATAATTACTTAGGAGGGGAGAAGACTTTCGATAACTATAATTTGTCTAAAGTTATATATAAACACCAATGGGAATGCAAATTTTAG